From the genome of Ralstonia insidiosa:
CAGCGCGAGGCCGAACGTGTTGCCCGGGAATTCCAGCATTTCGCCTTGCATCACGCCCGACAGGCCATGAATGCGGCAGATACCGTCCGTCACGGAGATGACCGTGCCGGTGTTCTTTGCGTCAGCGCCAGCCTTCAAGCCCTCGATACGGGTCTTGATCAGGTCGCTGATCTCGGAGGGGTTCAGTTGCATCGAATGCTCCTAATTCTTCAATCTGTTCGCGGGCAGTCTCATCGGCGCCTCGCGGAACAGCATTACGCGGCGGTCAGCGCAGACTGCATCTGCGTCAGGCGCGCGCGCACCGAGGTGTCGAGCACTTCGTCGCCAATCTGCACACGCACGCCGCCGATCAACGAAGGATCGACGCTTACGTGAGCCTGCAGCTTCTTGCCGAACTTGCGTTCGAGCGTGGCGACCAGTTCGGTCAGGGGCGCGCCCTCAAGCGGGAACGCACTGGTGATCTCGACGTCGGCGGCGCCTTCGCTGGCATTCCGCAGCACATGGAATTGCGCGGCAATTTCCGGCAGCAGCGACAGGCGCTTGTTGGCCACCAGCAGGCCAACCAGTTCCTTCGCCTCATGCGATACCGGAGATTTCAACGCCGACAGGAAGATCCCCGCCACATCGGCTTTGGAGAGCTTCGGATCATCGGCGACTGCCTTCATGTCGGGCACGGCGGCGACTTGCCCCATTTCCGACACGAGCTCAGACCATGCACCCAGATTGCCGGCCTTCGCTACGCGAAACAGCGCCTCTGCGTACGGACGGGCAACGGTTGCGAGTTCTGCCATGATTACAGCTCAGCCTTGAGTTGATTGAGCAGATCAGAGTGCACCTGCGCATTGACTTCACGCTTGAGGATCTGCTCGGCACCCTTCACAGCCAGCGTGGCAACCTGGTCACGCAGCGATTCACGCGCGCGCACGGTTTGCTGCTCGGCTTCGGCCTTGGCTTGCGCGATGATGCGTGCAGCTTCAGCTTGGGCGTTTTGCTTGATCTCGTCGGCGCTCATCTGGGCACGCTTTTCAGCGTCCGCGATGCGCTGCGCGCCTTCATTGCGCGCTTCGGTCAGTGCCTGCTCGACCCGCTTGTTGGCCAGCTCCAGCTCAGCCTTGCCCTTATCGGCAGCGGCCAGGCCATCGGCAATTTTCTTTGCGCGTTCGTCGAGCGCCTTCACCAGGGGCGGCCAAATGAACTTGGCAACAACCCACCACAGGATGAAGAACACGACCATCTGCGCAACGAGTGTGGCGTTCAGGTTCATGGTGTGTTCCTTTCGGTATTGAGACTACGGATCAATGCACGAAGCGGCGAGGGTCACGCAGAGCGTTCACCCAAGCCGCCTCCGGCATCATGCAGACCGAAAAGAATTACTTGATGACCGACAGCAGCGGGTTGGCGAACGCGAACAGCATGGCCACACCAACGCCGATCAGGAATGCCGCGTCGATCAGGCCAGCCAGCAGGAACATCTTGGTTTGCAGCGGGTTCATCAGCTCAGGCTGACGTGCGCAGGCTTCGATGTACTTGCCGCCCATCAGTGCGATGCCGAGGCAGGCGCCGATAGCACCCAGGCCGATGATGATGCCGATACCGATGGCGGTCAGACCTTGGATGTTGGCGAGAAATGCTTGCATGATGACTCCCTTTTACGTGAAAGACTAAGAACTTGAGAACTTGGAAAAATCAAACGGAACCGGAGAACCTGAACCGCAACTACTTAGTGGTGTTCATGTGCCTGGCCGATGTACACCAGCGTCAGCATCATGAAAATGAAGGCTTGCAGCAGCACGATCAGGATGTGGAAGATCGCCCACACTGCACCCGCCACCACGTGACCCACGAAACCCAGTGCCGACGTGTCAGCACCGAACGTCCAGACCGAGCCAAGCAGCGCGATCAACAGGAACACCAGCTCGCCTGCGTACATGTTGCCGAACAACCGCATGCCCAGCGACACAGCCTTGGCGAGGAATTCAATGATGTTGAGGACCAGGTTGAACGGCGCGAGGTACCACTTGGCGCCGAACGGAGCGGAGAGCAGCTCGTGCGCGAAGCCGCCCGCACCCTTGATCTTGAAGCTGTAGTAGATCATCAGGATCAGCACAGCGAACGACATGCCGAACGTGCCGTTCAGGTCAGCCGTGGCCACTGCGCGGTGGTGCGGCACGTGCAGGCCGAAGGTGCCCAGGAGATGATTGACGCCCGTCACCCAATCCACCGGGATCAAGTCGACCGCGTTCATCAGCGTGACCCAGACGAAAACCATCAGGGCCAGCGGAGCGATCCAGGAGCGATCGCCGTGGATGATGCCCTTGGCCTGGTCGTCGACCATCTCGACAACCAGCTCAACGAAGGCTTGAAAACGACCGGGAACGCCAGAGGTGACACGGCGCGCGGCCATGCCCAGGAAGATGATGCCGATCAGGCCCATCAACACGGACCAGAACATCGTGTCCCAGTTGATGACGGTGAAGTCGACGACGGACGCCTGCTTGCCACCGATGCTATTGAAATTCTGCAAATGCTCCGCGATATACGCGGAAGGCGTGAGAGCGTGCTCGGCGGCGTGGCCGGCGGCTTCTGCGACTTCAGTTGCCATGATGATTCAGTCCAATATTGCGAAACATTCTTCGTGATCCGTTCCAGCTCGCGCCCGATGCTCAACAGGTTTCCCTGGAGATCGCGGACTGCACGCGGCTTGAACGCGCCACCTTATTCTTGCGGAGTGTCAGCGCAATGAACCGGGGCCTCTCCTGCCGCCAGTTCCTGCGGTGTTCCGACACATCCCATGCGCCTGCCGCAATGCCGCAGGCTAGAGGTCCATCATCGCAATGCGAGACCGACCCAGTACATCTTGAGTGCCAGGATCAGGGTGATCAGCAAAGGCGGCCAGTGCAGCCCCTTGAACACCACCACCACGATCACCAGCAGTGCGACCGTGCCGAGCACCTTGATCGCTTCGCCCACCACCAGTCGGGCGATGGACTCGAACCCCTTGGCCGTCGACAGTCGCATCGCGAACCATGCCGAAGGCACCACGCACACACCGCCACCCAACAAGGCCGACAACGCAGCTTGGCCTGCCGACGCGGCGCCTGTGCCCGCAAACCAGCTACCCACATACCATCCGAGCGCACACAACAGTGTGATGGCCACCTGGCCGAGCACGATGGAGAAAGGCGTGATACGCGAAGCCCGCAGGGCCTGCTCGCCGAACATGGCAACCGCTTCGTCATGTGAGAGCACATGCATCGGCGGCTCCGCCTTCCCGGCATCGTCGTCCCAATCATCGTGCTTCGGATCCTGCGCCGACTCAGGTCGGGCGGCTTCCAACGAAGCGTAAGAATCGGGCCGTTGCCGGTCAGCTGGCTGCATGGAAGAATGCGCTTTCGTCATGCCGCACCGCTTTGGGTCAGGCGGATTTAAAACCGCACGATTTTACGGGACATGGCGTTCACCAGTCAACGCGCAAGCGAACGGTCGTGCAGGCGCCTTCGACAGCACTCGGAGCGGCTGCGTTCCACGCTCCCTACGCAATGATGTGCTGCTGCCAGGGCACCGAATCCGCCTGATGGAGCGGTGCCCCGGTGATTCCATGATGGTATTGCCCGCGCACAGCGTCGATGACGTGCGAGGTAATCGCACTGATTCGGTGCCGGCGGATGCCCGCAAATGACGCAGCGGCGCGGGTTACGCCAACTGCGTCAAACTGTCGCAGCAATACAACTCAGGCAGCCTCTTCGCCGCCGTCCGGACGCAGGCGCGCCAGCAAACCGTCAAACTCGTCGAGGCTGCTGAACTGCACGGTCAGCTGGCCACGGCCCTTGGCCGCCAGCTTGATCTGTACGCCCAAGCCCAGTTGGTCAGCCAGTTCTTCTTCCAGACGGGCGACATCTCGCCCCCCTTGATGTGCGCCCTTCTGCTTGAGCGACTTCAACTCGAACGGCTTGAGCGTCAACGCCACCAGCTTTTCCGTCTCGCGCACCGACAGGCGCTTGTTGACGATCTGGTTGGCCAACAGGATTTGTGTCGCACTGTCGACTGCTAGCAGCGCACGGGCGTGGCCCATGTCGATGTCGCCGGCCATCAACATCGTCTGCACAGGCTGGGCGAGATTCAACAGGCGCAATAGGTTTGATACCGCGCTGCGCGAGCGGCCCACCGATTCTGCCGCCTGCTCGTGCGTGAACTGGAATTCACGCACCAGGCGCGCAATGCCCTGCGCTTCTTCCAGCGGGTTGAGGTCTTCGCGCTGGATGTTCTCGATGAGCGCCATGGCGGCGGCCGATTCGTCCGGCACGTCCTTCACGAGCACCGGCACTTCGGTCAGACCGGCCAAGCGCGAGGCGCGGAAGCGGCGCTCGCCCGCGATGATTTCGTACTTGGGCTGCGGGCCGTCGGACGCGATCTTGCGCACCAGGATCGGCTGCATCAGGCCTTGCGCGCGAATGCTCGCGGCCAACTCCTGCAGCGCACCTTCGTCCATGCGCGTACGCGGTTGGTACTTGCCGGGCTGCATCTGCTCGAGCTTCAGCACCGTCGGCGCGCCCTCCTGCTTGGCGGTCTCGACAATCTCGGCGGGACTGCCCAGCAGCGCCTCGAGGCCGCGGCCCAGTCCCTTTTTCTTCATCGTGCTCATGTTGTCCTCTTACCGCATCAGGCCGGCGTGTCGGCCATCTGCCGCACGCGCGCGATCATCTCGGCGCCGAAATCCAGGTAGGCCTTGGCGCCCTTCGACGCAGGGTCGAACGCCACACCCGGCATGCCGTACGACGGCGCCTCGGCCAGGCGCACGTTGCGCGGGATCAGCGTCTTGAAGACCTTGTCGCCAAAGTGCGACTCGAGCTGCGCCGATACCTGCTGCTGCAGCGTCACACGCGGGTCGAACATCACACGCAACAGGCCGATCACCTTCAGATCACGGTTCAGGTTGGCGTGCACCTGCTTGATGGTGTTGACCAGATCCGACAGCCCTTCGAGCGCGAAGTACTCGCACTGCATCGGTACGACCACGCCGTGCGCGGCGCACAGGCCGTTGAGCGTAAGCAGCGACAGCGACGGCGGGCAATCGATCAGGACGAAGTCGTAGTCGGCATCGACCTCAGCCAATGCGAGCTTGAGGCGGTTTTCGCGATGCTCCAGGTCGACCAGTTCGACTTCAGCACCGGCCAAGTCACGGTTGGCGGGCAGCACATCGTAGCGGCCGGCTTCCGAGCGCTGGCGCGCCTGCGGAATCGTCGCCAAGCCGACGAGCACCTGATACACGCTGAATTCCAGCGTGTGCTTGTCGATGCCCGAGCCCATCGAGGCGTTGCCCTGCGGGTCCAAATCGACCAGCAGCACGCGCTGCCCTTGCGCGGCCAGGCCGGCGGCGAGGTTCACCGTGGTGGTGGTCTTGCCGACCCCACCCTTCTGGTTGGCGATCACGAAAATATTCGACATGACTCCTCTGCGGTGAATGACTCACGCCGACGGCGCAAGGATGACCAGATGACGCTCGGCCGGCAGCCCCGGCACGGTCAGGCGTTCGATGGCTTCGACGGTCCAGCCGGCGGGCAGGCGTT
Proteins encoded in this window:
- a CDS encoding F0F1 ATP synthase subunit delta, with amino-acid sequence MAELATVARPYAEALFRVAKAGNLGAWSELVSEMGQVAAVPDMKAVADDPKLSKADVAGIFLSALKSPVSHEAKELVGLLVANKRLSLLPEIAAQFHVLRNASEGAADVEITSAFPLEGAPLTELVATLERKFGKKLQAHVSVDPSLIGGVRVQIGDEVLDTSVRARLTQMQSALTAA
- a CDS encoding F0F1 ATP synthase subunit B, producing MNLNATLVAQMVVFFILWWVVAKFIWPPLVKALDERAKKIADGLAAADKGKAELELANKRVEQALTEARNEGAQRIADAEKRAQMSADEIKQNAQAEAARIIAQAKAEAEQQTVRARESLRDQVATLAVKGAEQILKREVNAQVHSDLLNQLKAEL
- the atpE gene encoding F0F1 ATP synthase subunit C, with protein sequence MQAFLANIQGLTAIGIGIIIGLGAIGACLGIALMGGKYIEACARQPELMNPLQTKMFLLAGLIDAAFLIGVGVAMLFAFANPLLSVIK
- the atpB gene encoding F0F1 ATP synthase subunit A translates to MATEVAEAAGHAAEHALTPSAYIAEHLQNFNSIGGKQASVVDFTVINWDTMFWSVLMGLIGIIFLGMAARRVTSGVPGRFQAFVELVVEMVDDQAKGIIHGDRSWIAPLALMVFVWVTLMNAVDLIPVDWVTGVNHLLGTFGLHVPHHRAVATADLNGTFGMSFAVLILMIYYSFKIKGAGGFAHELLSAPFGAKWYLAPFNLVLNIIEFLAKAVSLGMRLFGNMYAGELVFLLIALLGSVWTFGADTSALGFVGHVVAGAVWAIFHILIVLLQAFIFMMLTLVYIGQAHEHH
- a CDS encoding ATP synthase subunit I; translation: MHVLSHDEAVAMFGEQALRASRITPFSIVLGQVAITLLCALGWYVGSWFAGTGAASAGQAALSALLGGGVCVVPSAWFAMRLSTAKGFESIARLVVGEAIKVLGTVALLVIVVVVFKGLHWPPLLITLILALKMYWVGLALR
- a CDS encoding ParB/RepB/Spo0J family partition protein is translated as MSTMKKKGLGRGLEALLGSPAEIVETAKQEGAPTVLKLEQMQPGKYQPRTRMDEGALQELAASIRAQGLMQPILVRKIASDGPQPKYEIIAGERRFRASRLAGLTEVPVLVKDVPDESAAAMALIENIQREDLNPLEEAQGIARLVREFQFTHEQAAESVGRSRSAVSNLLRLLNLAQPVQTMLMAGDIDMGHARALLAVDSATQILLANQIVNKRLSVRETEKLVALTLKPFELKSLKQKGAHQGGRDVARLEEELADQLGLGVQIKLAAKGRGQLTVQFSSLDEFDGLLARLRPDGGEEAA
- a CDS encoding ParA family protein, with translation MSNIFVIANQKGGVGKTTTTVNLAAGLAAQGQRVLLVDLDPQGNASMGSGIDKHTLEFSVYQVLVGLATIPQARQRSEAGRYDVLPANRDLAGAEVELVDLEHRENRLKLALAEVDADYDFVLIDCPPSLSLLTLNGLCAAHGVVVPMQCEYFALEGLSDLVNTIKQVHANLNRDLKVIGLLRVMFDPRVTLQQQVSAQLESHFGDKVFKTLIPRNVRLAEAPSYGMPGVAFDPASKGAKAYLDFGAEMIARVRQMADTPA